In the Deinococcus ficus genome, one interval contains:
- a CDS encoding metallophosphoesterase produces MSALPAATSGPLHVPARGLIAVIGADGSDPAGWAARHFAPEEVLDPGTFRAWVGGDAAGGLDALLHVAGARLSRGLLTVIAGPLVRPMDRAPLVALARAHDLPASAVVLDPPRADLPRTDAVQAQVTELHRTLGGLEKEGFRRVWVRRGPGLEGSGVRRVPLAPDRSDLRGPFDFIGDVHGCLPELRDLLGALGYAVGEDLSVTPPPGRTAVFVGDLVDRGPDSAGVLQLVMTLVRSSAGLCLLGNHDEKLARALEGRSVKPVHGLDVTLAQVHARGEAFAGQVRAFLGSLPTHLVLDGGRVVVAHAGLPERYHGRVGGRVRTFALYGDVNGQKDEYGLPVRGDWAAGYRGGALVVYGHTPHLDVRALNGTVNLDTGCAFGGKLSALRYPEGQVVQVPARAAYWVPAKPMPAVPEEARFVGEG; encoded by the coding sequence ATGTCCGCCCTGCCTGCCGCCACGTCCGGTCCGCTGCACGTTCCCGCGCGGGGCCTGATCGCCGTGATCGGCGCGGACGGCAGTGACCCGGCCGGGTGGGCCGCGCGGCATTTCGCGCCGGAGGAGGTGCTGGACCCGGGCACCTTCCGGGCCTGGGTGGGCGGTGACGCGGCCGGGGGTCTGGACGCCCTGCTGCACGTGGCGGGCGCGCGGCTCTCACGGGGGCTGCTGACGGTGATCGCGGGGCCGCTGGTCCGCCCGATGGACCGGGCCCCGCTGGTGGCGCTGGCGCGCGCGCACGATCTGCCGGCGTCGGCGGTGGTGCTGGACCCGCCCCGCGCGGACCTGCCCCGCACGGACGCCGTGCAGGCGCAGGTGACGGAGCTGCACCGCACGCTGGGCGGCCTGGAGAAGGAGGGCTTCCGGAGGGTGTGGGTGCGCCGCGGCCCCGGCCTGGAGGGGAGCGGCGTGCGGCGCGTGCCGCTTGCGCCGGACCGGTCGGACCTGCGTGGGCCGTTCGATTTCATCGGGGACGTGCACGGCTGCCTGCCGGAACTGCGGGACCTGCTGGGCGCGCTGGGATACGCAGTGGGGGAGGACCTGAGCGTCACGCCGCCGCCGGGCCGCACGGCGGTGTTCGTGGGGGACCTGGTGGACCGCGGGCCGGACAGCGCGGGCGTGCTGCAACTGGTGATGACCCTGGTCCGCAGCAGTGCCGGGCTGTGCCTGCTGGGCAACCACGACGAGAAACTGGCCCGCGCGCTGGAGGGCCGCAGCGTGAAACCGGTGCACGGCCTGGACGTCACGCTGGCGCAGGTGCATGCGCGCGGCGAGGCCTTCGCCGGGCAGGTGCGGGCATTTTTGGGGAGCCTGCCCACGCACCTCGTGCTGGACGGCGGGCGGGTGGTGGTGGCGCACGCGGGCCTGCCGGAGCGCTACCACGGGCGGGTGGGGGGCCGGGTGCGGACGTTCGCGCTGTATGGCGACGTGAACGGCCAGAAGGACGAGTACGGCCTGCCGGTCCGGGGGGACTGGGCGGCCGGGTACCGGGGCGGGGCGCTGGTCGTGTACGGGCACACGCCGCACCTGGACGTGCGCGCCCTGAACGGCACGGTGAACCTGGACACCGGCTGCGCGTTCGGGGGGAAACTCAGCGCGCTGCGCTACCCGGAGGGGCAGGTGGTGCAGGTGCCGGCCCGGGCGGCGTACTGGGTGCCGGCCAAGCCCATGCCGGCCGTGCCGGAGGAGGCGCGGTTCGTGGGGGAAGGCTGA
- a CDS encoding alpha/beta hydrolase family protein, which translates to MNRLLLSVALLGSLTVPAVQAQSAAAIAKVDVADLSIQAARQRMYPGSALKVVQTLARGSNYTRQVVSYQSEGLTIYALLTVPNGTPPKGGWPAVVFNHGYVPPAVYRTTERYVAYQDAFARSGFVTLKSDYRGHGRSQGEPLGGYYSPGYTTDVMNALSSLRKDARVNAKRVGMWGHSMGGFLTLRAMVIDPSIRAGVIWAGVVGDYHQMMTQWNNRPPASIPQRVLNLRTAAVAKYGTPAQNPAFWAGLSANTYLKDLGGPVQLHIGSADEDVPVLFHTTLRAQLIAAGKGVQSYVYPGDNHNLSRHLTVALNRSVAFFKANL; encoded by the coding sequence GTGAACCGACTTCTGCTTTCCGTGGCGCTGCTGGGCAGCCTGACCGTTCCGGCCGTGCAGGCGCAGTCTGCGGCCGCCATTGCGAAGGTGGACGTGGCCGACCTGAGCATTCAGGCCGCGCGGCAGCGCATGTACCCGGGCAGCGCCCTGAAGGTCGTGCAGACCCTGGCGCGCGGCAGCAACTACACCCGGCAGGTGGTGAGCTACCAGTCCGAAGGCCTGACCATCTACGCGCTGCTGACGGTCCCGAACGGCACCCCGCCGAAGGGCGGCTGGCCGGCGGTGGTGTTCAACCACGGGTACGTGCCGCCCGCCGTGTACCGCACCACCGAACGGTACGTGGCGTACCAGGACGCCTTCGCCCGCAGCGGCTTCGTCACACTGAAAAGCGATTACCGCGGGCACGGCCGCAGTCAGGGTGAGCCGCTCGGCGGGTACTATTCGCCCGGCTACACCACCGACGTCATGAACGCCCTGAGCAGCCTCAGGAAAGACGCGCGGGTGAACGCGAAGCGCGTGGGCATGTGGGGGCACAGCATGGGCGGCTTCCTGACGCTGCGCGCCATGGTCATCGACCCCAGCATCAGGGCCGGGGTGATCTGGGCCGGGGTGGTCGGCGACTACCACCAGATGATGACGCAGTGGAACAACCGCCCGCCCGCCAGCATCCCGCAGCGGGTGCTTAACCTGCGAACGGCGGCGGTGGCGAAATACGGCACGCCCGCGCAGAATCCCGCCTTCTGGGCGGGCCTGAGTGCCAACACGTACCTGAAGGACCTGGGCGGGCCGGTGCAGCTGCACATCGGCAGTGCCGACGAGGACGTCCCGGTGCTGTTCCACACCACCCTGCGCGCGCAGCTGATCGCCGCCGGGAAGGGCGTGCAGAGCTACGTGTACCCCGGGGACAACCACAACCTCAGCCGTCACCTGACCGTCGCCCTGAACCGCAGCGTGGCGTTCTTCAAGGCCAACCTGTGA
- a CDS encoding alpha/beta hydrolase family protein, which yields MRALIRFALLLVLGAAFVAVMQPERLPFRVPWQGAAAPSGEPDAPTPRTPADPAGTADPGADPPDTLSTDALGRVTDEAMRAFVARQPVSIQALRARTYPGSALKVERTLNAGSNYTRQVVSYQSEGLTIYGLLTVPRGTPPAGGWPAIVFNHGYIPPDEYRTTERYVAYQDAFARAGFVTLKSDYRGHGDSQGDARGGYQDPGYTVDVLNAAASLKKDPRVNARRLGLWGHSMGGQLSLRAMLVDPDLKAASLWAGVIAGYDVLATDWNRAPGTPRPTLDPLNRRYLRLLSPNAYLKDLRGRPLQLHHGTADKDVPYSFQVALANDLRAAQQPFTAYRYDGDNHNLSGNLGVALRRSVAFFQANL from the coding sequence ATGCGGGCCCTGATCCGGTTCGCGCTGCTGCTGGTGCTGGGCGCGGCGTTCGTCGCGGTCATGCAGCCGGAGCGCCTGCCGTTCCGGGTGCCCTGGCAGGGCGCTGCGGCCCCCAGCGGCGAGCCGGACGCCCCCACCCCGCGGACGCCCGCCGACCCGGCCGGCACTGCCGATCCTGGGGCGGACCCGCCGGACACCCTGAGCACCGACGCGCTGGGCCGCGTGACGGACGAGGCCATGCGCGCCTTCGTGGCGCGGCAGCCGGTCAGCATTCAGGCGCTGCGGGCCCGCACGTACCCGGGCAGCGCCCTGAAGGTCGAGCGCACCCTGAACGCCGGCAGCAACTACACCCGGCAGGTCGTGAGCTACCAGTCCGAGGGCCTGACCATCTACGGGCTGCTCACCGTCCCGCGTGGCACGCCCCCGGCGGGCGGGTGGCCGGCCATCGTGTTCAACCACGGGTACATCCCCCCGGACGAGTACCGCACCACCGAGCGGTACGTGGCGTATCAGGACGCCTTCGCGCGCGCCGGGTTCGTGACGCTCAAAAGCGATTACCGCGGGCACGGCGACAGCCAGGGGGACGCCCGGGGCGGCTACCAGGACCCCGGGTACACCGTGGACGTCCTGAACGCCGCCGCCAGCCTGAAAAAGGACCCGCGCGTGAACGCGAGGCGGCTGGGCCTGTGGGGGCACAGCATGGGCGGGCAGCTGAGCCTGCGGGCCATGCTGGTGGACCCGGACCTGAAGGCCGCCAGCCTGTGGGCGGGCGTGATCGCCGGGTACGACGTCCTCGCCACCGACTGGAACCGCGCGCCGGGCACGCCCCGGCCCACGCTGGACCCCCTGAACCGCCGGTACCTGCGGCTCCTGAGTCCCAACGCGTACCTGAAAGACCTGCGGGGCCGCCCGCTGCAGCTGCATCACGGCACCGCCGACAAGGACGTGCCCTACAGCTTCCAGGTGGCGCTGGCGAACGACCTGCGCGCCGCGCAGCAGCCGTTCACGGCGTACCGCTACGACGGCGACAACCACAACCTCAGCGGGAATCTGGGCGTGGCGCTGCGCCGCAGCGTGGCGTTCTTCCAGGCGAACCTGTAG
- a CDS encoding nitroreductase family protein has translation MPDARPVLHAIRHRRTADLLKLRPDPVPQDVLEAVLTAATWAPTHGNRQPWRFTVFTGEGRHRLGDLFARAYAASTAKDAANPDVQANQRVRVLKAPVWISLELHIPQPPKLPHWEEEHALAAAAQNMLLAATAHGLASKWVSGPAMVSPLTAAELGAPELRGFIFLGYAETTPPDRPRAPLEDKVVWVRE, from the coding sequence ATGCCCGATGCCCGGCCTGTCCTGCACGCCATCCGCCACCGCCGCACCGCCGACCTGCTGAAACTCCGGCCCGATCCCGTCCCCCAGGACGTCCTGGAGGCCGTGCTCACCGCCGCCACCTGGGCCCCCACCCACGGCAACCGGCAGCCGTGGCGCTTCACGGTCTTCACCGGCGAGGGCCGTCACCGCCTCGGCGACCTGTTCGCGCGGGCCTACGCGGCCAGCACTGCCAAAGACGCCGCCAATCCCGACGTGCAGGCCAACCAGCGCGTGCGGGTCCTGAAGGCCCCGGTGTGGATCAGCCTGGAACTGCACATTCCCCAGCCGCCGAAACTTCCCCATTGGGAGGAAGAACACGCCCTGGCGGCCGCCGCGCAGAACATGCTGCTGGCCGCCACCGCGCACGGCCTGGCCAGCAAGTGGGTGAGCGGCCCGGCCATGGTCAGCCCCCTGACCGCCGCGGAACTCGGCGCGCCGGAACTGCGCGGCTTTATCTTCCTGGGGTACGCCGAAACCACCCCGCCCGACCGGCCCCGCGCGCCTCTGGAGGACAAGGTCGTGTGGGTGCGGGAGTAG
- a CDS encoding ABC transporter permease: MYLALRELRHHPVRSLLLGAVVTLIAFMVFMLTGLTRGLAHDNAALLLGTPARHFVTTHDAEGVFTRSFLTPADVDAVRQAAGPTPATPVAQTFVSFSRGDRQLSGVLLGVAPGRFMAPAATQGRALTAATPDAVVDESLREDGVQLGDTLTLKPGGDTVRVIGFTRGARLNHQPVLYVTLDRWQALNPRSRGAVNAVAVQGDLPRPLPAGLGLHTRAETLQVLPGYQEEQGSLTMIQVFLVAVAAFVMAAFFYVITLQKTPQFGLLKAIGARTRTLAGSLVTQMLLLTAGAVTAAALLTLAAAQLLPGSLPFTLTAPTVLAASGLLLAVAALSSLLSLRAIARVDPLIAIGTPV, from the coding sequence ATGTACCTCGCCCTGCGCGAACTGCGCCACCACCCCGTCCGCTCCCTGCTGCTCGGCGCGGTCGTCACCCTGATCGCCTTCATGGTGTTCATGCTCACCGGCCTGACCCGCGGCCTCGCCCACGACAACGCCGCCCTGCTGCTCGGCACGCCCGCCCGGCACTTCGTGACCACCCACGACGCCGAGGGCGTCTTCACCCGCTCCTTCCTGACCCCCGCCGACGTGGACGCCGTCCGGCAGGCCGCCGGCCCCACGCCCGCCACACCCGTCGCGCAGACCTTCGTGAGCTTCAGCCGCGGCGACCGGCAGCTCAGCGGCGTGCTGCTCGGCGTGGCCCCCGGCCGCTTCATGGCCCCCGCCGCCACCCAGGGCCGCGCCCTGACCGCCGCCACCCCGGACGCCGTGGTGGACGAGAGCCTGCGGGAGGACGGCGTGCAGCTCGGCGACACCCTCACCCTCAAACCCGGCGGGGACACCGTGCGCGTCATCGGCTTCACCCGCGGCGCGCGCCTGAACCACCAGCCGGTCCTGTACGTCACGCTGGACCGCTGGCAGGCCCTGAACCCCCGCAGCCGCGGTGCCGTGAACGCCGTGGCCGTGCAGGGCGACCTGCCCCGCCCCCTGCCCGCCGGCCTGGGCCTGCACACCCGCGCCGAAACCCTGCAGGTGCTGCCCGGCTACCAGGAGGAACAGGGCAGCCTGACCATGATCCAGGTCTTCCTGGTGGCGGTGGCGGCCTTCGTGATGGCCGCGTTCTTCTACGTGATCACCCTGCAGAAAACCCCGCAGTTCGGGCTGCTCAAGGCCATCGGCGCCCGCACCCGCACCCTGGCCGGCAGCCTCGTCACGCAGATGCTGCTTCTGACCGCCGGTGCCGTGACCGCCGCCGCGCTGCTCACCCTGGCCGCGGCGCAGCTGCTGCCCGGCAGCCTGCCCTTCACCCTGACCGCCCCCACCGTGCTGGCCGCCTCGGGGCTGCTGCTCGCCGTGGCCGCCCTGAGCAGCCTGCTCAGCCTGCGCGCCATCGCCCGGGTGGACCCGCTGATCGCCATCGGCACCCCCGTCTGA
- a CDS encoding ABC transporter ATP-binding protein — MTALLDYSAPTPTPLAPPTLSLHGVSRTYGDGEGQITALHPTTLHVRPGELVAVNGPSGSGKSTLLALAGALLRPSAGQVVIAGQDLGTLPARDLPAFRLSHLGFVLQSSNLIPFLTVHEQLTLVPRLAGQGGRAPGTLADELLDTLGLAGRARQYPAQLSGGQRQRVAVARALMNDPQLILADEPTASLDGPRGREVVELLAHAVHGRGRAAVMVTHDERVLDLCDRVVTLVDGTLREG; from the coding sequence ATGACCGCCCTGCTCGACTATTCCGCCCCCACCCCCACCCCGCTGGCCCCGCCCACCCTGTCCCTGCACGGCGTCAGCCGCACGTACGGCGACGGCGAGGGCCAGATCACCGCCCTGCACCCCACCACCCTGCACGTCCGCCCCGGCGAGCTCGTCGCCGTGAACGGCCCCAGCGGCAGCGGCAAGAGCACCCTGCTGGCCCTCGCCGGCGCCCTGCTGCGGCCCAGCGCCGGGCAGGTCGTGATCGCCGGGCAGGACCTGGGCACCCTGCCCGCCCGGGACCTCCCCGCCTTCCGGCTCTCGCACCTGGGGTTCGTGCTGCAGAGCAGCAACCTGATTCCCTTCCTGACCGTGCACGAACAGCTCACCCTGGTCCCCCGCCTCGCCGGGCAGGGCGGCCGCGCGCCCGGCACCCTGGCCGACGAGCTGCTGGACACCCTGGGCCTCGCAGGCCGCGCCCGGCAGTACCCCGCGCAGCTCAGCGGCGGGCAGCGCCAGCGCGTCGCCGTCGCCCGCGCCCTGATGAACGACCCGCAGCTGATCCTGGCCGACGAACCCACCGCCAGCCTCGACGGCCCCCGCGGCCGCGAGGTCGTGGAGCTGCTCGCCCACGCCGTGCACGGGCGCGGCAGGGCCGCCGTGATGGTCACGCACGACGAGCGCGTGCTGGACCTGTGCGACCGCGTCGTGACCCTCGTGGACGGCACCCTGCGCGAAGGCTGA
- a CDS encoding YpdA family putative bacillithiol disulfide reductase translates to MSLIDVAIVGAGPVGLAAAIACKRAGLSYVVLERGCVVNAIFEYPTYMTFFTTAPELEIGNHPMVTGHDKPDRRDALMYYRLVTQREALNVEQYTEVTRVHAAPAGFTLEIEKRDGTPGVVEARRVVVATGYYDNPVHLGIPGEDGENVSHYYTEAHPFMGLNVTVIGAGNSAADAALDLWRGGANVTMIVRAPELKRTIKYWVRPDLENRIKEGSITAHFESQVVEIHPEHVRVQRPDGTTWDLPTHFTFALTGYRPDLSFLSGLGLAQHPDECLVLTEHYESSVPGLFVAGSAGFAGKTNQVFIENGRFHADLAVAEIIRQLQGQAPEPLQSVH, encoded by the coding sequence ATGAGCCTGATTGATGTCGCCATCGTCGGGGCGGGCCCCGTCGGCCTGGCCGCCGCCATCGCCTGCAAACGCGCGGGCCTGAGCTACGTGGTGCTGGAACGCGGATGCGTGGTGAACGCCATCTTCGAGTACCCCACCTACATGACCTTCTTCACCACCGCGCCCGAACTGGAGATCGGCAACCACCCCATGGTCACCGGGCACGACAAACCCGACCGCCGCGACGCCCTGATGTACTACCGCCTGGTCACGCAGCGCGAGGCGCTGAACGTCGAGCAGTACACCGAGGTCACGAGAGTGCACGCCGCCCCGGCCGGCTTCACGCTGGAAATCGAGAAGCGCGACGGCACGCCCGGCGTCGTCGAGGCGCGGCGCGTCGTCGTGGCAACCGGGTACTACGACAACCCCGTGCACCTGGGCATCCCCGGCGAGGACGGCGAGAACGTCAGCCACTACTACACCGAGGCGCACCCCTTCATGGGCCTGAACGTCACCGTGATCGGCGCCGGGAACAGCGCCGCCGACGCCGCCCTGGACCTCTGGCGCGGCGGCGCGAACGTCACCATGATCGTCCGCGCGCCCGAACTGAAAAGAACCATCAAGTACTGGGTGCGGCCCGACCTGGAAAACCGCATCAAGGAAGGCAGCATCACCGCGCACTTCGAGTCGCAGGTCGTGGAGATCCACCCCGAGCACGTGCGCGTGCAGCGCCCGGACGGCACCACCTGGGACCTGCCCACCCACTTCACGTTCGCGCTGACCGGCTACCGCCCGGACCTGAGTTTCCTCTCCGGCCTGGGCCTCGCGCAGCACCCGGACGAGTGCCTCGTCCTGACCGAGCACTACGAAAGCAGCGTGCCGGGACTCTTCGTGGCCGGCAGCGCGGGCTTCGCGGGCAAGACCAACCAGGTGTTCATCGAGAACGGCCGCTTCCACGCCGACCTGGCCGTGGCCGAGATCATCCGGCAGCTGCAGGGACAGGCGCCGGAACCGCTGCAGTCCGTGCACTGA
- a CDS encoding VanW family protein, which yields MPRPPALASALALSLLLLGAVNPPSSAQTSVPALPPGTPPPVTPPAPDPTPEPSPAPEPVPTPAPEPAPVPAPAPTPSPAPAPVTPAPKPEPKPAAPLLITVQADLPAVVDGKKGTVPFLRTLTIPGPRAAQLRAAGKITQSLDADLTAFLKALPTAPQDARFQETDDGWALVQRNGLTVDAAKTRANVLAALKDPRGVTANVAVTGQTAPKRTLEYFVSRGITAHLGTGETNYNGSSAARITNIHVGTRFFQDRLFEGKTFSFNGFIGPVNARAGYVPGLVIAGERTATGLGGGICQVSTTAFRTLYQAGLPVVERRNHSYQVYYYDPQGLDATIYQPTQDLKFANDTGGALWFQADWDDQTHQLRIHVFGKARDFTVQIGQPKTLKSTPAPKDRLIPDPSLPAGQRKQVDWAAPGAVIEVTRQFTRAGKVFRQDTLRSDYRPWPNIFLVGTKK from the coding sequence ATGCCCCGCCCCCCTGCCCTGGCGTCCGCCCTGGCCCTGAGCCTGCTCCTGCTGGGTGCGGTGAACCCGCCCTCCAGCGCGCAGACGAGCGTTCCCGCCCTGCCGCCCGGCACCCCGCCGCCGGTCACGCCGCCCGCGCCGGACCCCACCCCGGAACCCAGCCCGGCGCCCGAGCCGGTGCCCACTCCGGCCCCGGAACCTGCACCCGTGCCGGCCCCCGCGCCCACCCCCAGCCCGGCGCCCGCCCCGGTCACCCCGGCCCCCAAACCCGAACCGAAACCGGCCGCGCCGCTGCTGATCACCGTGCAGGCGGACCTGCCGGCCGTGGTGGACGGGAAGAAGGGCACCGTGCCGTTCCTGCGCACCCTGACCATCCCCGGCCCGCGCGCCGCGCAGCTCCGCGCCGCCGGCAAGATCACCCAGAGCCTGGACGCCGACCTGACCGCCTTCCTCAAGGCCCTGCCCACCGCGCCGCAGGACGCCCGCTTCCAGGAAACCGATGACGGCTGGGCGCTGGTGCAGCGCAACGGCCTGACCGTGGACGCCGCGAAAACCCGCGCGAACGTCCTCGCCGCCCTGAAAGACCCCCGGGGCGTCACCGCGAACGTCGCCGTGACCGGCCAGACCGCCCCGAAACGCACGCTGGAGTACTTCGTGAGCCGCGGCATCACCGCGCACCTCGGCACCGGCGAGACGAACTACAACGGCAGCAGCGCCGCCCGCATCACCAACATCCACGTCGGCACGCGCTTTTTCCAGGACCGGCTGTTCGAGGGCAAGACCTTCTCCTTCAACGGCTTCATCGGCCCCGTGAACGCCCGCGCCGGGTACGTGCCGGGCCTCGTGATCGCCGGGGAACGCACCGCCACCGGGCTGGGCGGCGGCATCTGCCAGGTCAGCACCACCGCCTTCCGCACCCTGTACCAGGCGGGCCTCCCGGTCGTGGAACGCCGCAACCACAGCTACCAGGTGTACTACTACGACCCACAGGGCCTGGACGCCACCATCTACCAGCCCACCCAGGACCTGAAGTTCGCCAACGACACCGGCGGCGCCCTGTGGTTCCAGGCCGACTGGGACGACCAGACCCACCAGCTGCGCATCCACGTGTTCGGCAAGGCCCGGGACTTCACGGTGCAGATCGGCCAGCCGAAGACCCTGAAATCCACGCCCGCGCCGAAAGACCGCCTGATTCCCGACCCCAGCCTGCCGGCCGGGCAGCGCAAGCAGGTGGACTGGGCCGCGCCCGGCGCTGTGATCGAGGTGACCCGCCAGTTCACCCGGGCCGGCAAGGTGTTCCGGCAGGACACCCTGAGAAGCGACTACCGGCCCTGGCCGAACATCTTCCTGGTCGGCACAAAGAAGTAA
- the priA gene encoding replication restart helicase PriA, whose translation MSSAGPPSALSWLVALPLPIPAYEFTAPHGWTAAGPGGAVPLGCRVLVPWRGELVTALVVAPGSARGGHRLREAVHVLDDPACPWVSPATVRAVTAWAADARIPAGLVWGDLLACGWEPAYAHRVRAVTDADLSSFARRPPGPGWTDAGGFPAALLDAIREQGLLEEEFTAVPRLRSVVQARALDEVPPAARTVSVLRAADPLPPGLTPKQRQACVWLAEHGPQDTLSGWAKAAGVSAGVVSGAVQAGGAAHVPEPAPPPPAWTWLQERGPVDSLSAWASGASGDGHALSPTQAGTLVMRGWADVAQRPALAPDLPAPAAAVTAGDPDRLPEAPVWRLHGGRPGARFRALAPRVQRLLAQGRSVLVVAPDHRTLRRAWDALSGLAAAAGTGAAQLCGPLSDVQRLHTWEQVRTGEVRLVVGSSLALCAPLADLALLVVLEEGSDAHKLQSGSRAFVPDLAARVAAEHEAALALVGAVPAVESIPHPGAVLPPARVRLHVVDYANPPQQPELGPLSGVHLTPGDLGYPLSHDLVRLLRQVQERGRQAALLAPRRGYSALLRCPSCEHTPQCRHCDVPLRFHQESRQLTCHQCGYREVLPDRCDHCGERMWRARGPGTEWIEQEVRRLLPGLPVYRVDRDRQDDLSPLYAGESGVMVGTQLLLSQEAPPNLALIGVTLADTWLNVSDFRASERYHRLLRQLTEWHVEKPPMLVVQTFQADHPALRVLADGRDALAYPAAEERVRKELGYPPHARLAQVELTAREAKRAQVAAQELADALHGAGATAQEVLGPAPSPVARLRGVYPYHLLLRARSDARLGELLRVLDSRTWKARLRVDVNPRSGL comes from the coding sequence GTGAGTTCCGCCGGCCCGCCTTCTGCCCTGTCCTGGCTGGTGGCGCTGCCCCTTCCGATTCCCGCGTACGAGTTCACCGCCCCCCACGGCTGGACGGCCGCCGGTCCGGGCGGGGCGGTGCCGCTGGGCTGCCGGGTGCTGGTGCCCTGGCGCGGCGAACTGGTCACGGCGCTGGTGGTGGCGCCCGGCTCGGCGCGGGGCGGGCACCGGCTGCGGGAGGCGGTGCACGTGCTGGACGACCCGGCCTGCCCGTGGGTGAGTCCGGCGACGGTGCGGGCGGTGACGGCCTGGGCGGCGGACGCGCGCATCCCGGCGGGGCTGGTGTGGGGGGACCTGCTGGCGTGCGGGTGGGAGCCGGCGTACGCGCACCGGGTGAGGGCGGTGACGGACGCGGACCTGAGCAGTTTCGCGCGCCGGCCGCCGGGGCCGGGCTGGACGGACGCCGGGGGGTTCCCGGCCGCGCTGCTGGACGCCATCCGCGAGCAGGGGCTGCTGGAGGAGGAGTTCACGGCCGTGCCGCGGCTGCGCAGCGTGGTGCAGGCCCGCGCGCTGGACGAGGTGCCGCCGGCCGCGCGGACGGTGAGCGTGCTGCGGGCCGCCGACCCGCTGCCGCCGGGCCTGACCCCGAAGCAGAGGCAGGCATGTGTGTGGCTGGCCGAGCACGGCCCGCAGGACACCCTGAGCGGCTGGGCGAAGGCGGCCGGGGTGAGCGCGGGCGTGGTGAGCGGCGCGGTGCAGGCGGGCGGCGCGGCGCACGTCCCGGAACCCGCCCCGCCCCCCCCAGCCTGGACGTGGTTGCAGGAGCGCGGCCCGGTGGACTCGCTGAGTGCCTGGGCGAGCGGCGCGTCCGGAGACGGGCACGCGCTGAGCCCCACGCAGGCGGGCACGCTGGTCATGCGCGGCTGGGCGGACGTGGCGCAGCGGCCGGCCCTGGCGCCGGACCTGCCGGCGCCCGCCGCGGCGGTGACGGCCGGGGACCCGGACCGCCTGCCGGAGGCGCCGGTGTGGCGGCTGCACGGGGGTCGGCCGGGGGCGCGGTTCCGGGCGCTGGCGCCGCGCGTGCAGCGGCTGCTGGCGCAGGGCCGCAGCGTGCTGGTGGTTGCCCCGGACCACCGGACGCTGCGCCGCGCCTGGGACGCCCTGAGCGGCCTGGCCGCGGCGGCCGGGACGGGCGCGGCGCAGCTGTGCGGGCCGCTCTCGGACGTGCAGCGCCTGCACACCTGGGAGCAGGTCCGCACCGGGGAGGTGCGGCTGGTGGTCGGCAGTTCGCTGGCGCTGTGCGCGCCACTGGCGGACCTGGCGCTGCTGGTGGTGCTGGAGGAAGGCAGCGACGCGCACAAGTTGCAGAGCGGCTCACGGGCCTTCGTGCCGGACTTGGCCGCGCGGGTCGCCGCGGAGCACGAGGCGGCGCTGGCGCTGGTGGGCGCGGTTCCGGCGGTGGAGAGCATCCCGCATCCGGGTGCGGTGCTGCCGCCGGCCCGGGTGCGGCTGCACGTGGTGGATTACGCCAACCCGCCGCAGCAGCCGGAGTTGGGGCCGCTGAGCGGCGTGCACCTCACGCCCGGCGACCTGGGGTATCCGCTGAGTCACGATCTGGTGCGGCTGCTGCGGCAGGTGCAGGAGCGCGGGCGGCAGGCCGCGCTCCTGGCGCCGCGGCGGGGGTACTCGGCGCTGCTGCGCTGCCCCAGCTGCGAGCACACCCCGCAGTGCCGGCACTGCGACGTGCCGCTGCGGTTTCACCAGGAGTCCCGGCAGCTGACCTGCCACCAGTGCGGGTACCGGGAGGTGCTGCCGGACCGCTGCGACCACTGTGGGGAGCGGATGTGGCGCGCCCGCGGCCCGGGCACCGAGTGGATCGAGCAGGAGGTCAGGCGCCTGCTGCCGGGGCTGCCGGTGTACCGCGTGGACCGGGACCGGCAGGACGACCTGAGTCCGCTGTACGCCGGGGAGAGCGGGGTGATGGTGGGCACGCAGCTGCTGCTGTCGCAGGAGGCGCCGCCGAACCTCGCGCTGATCGGGGTGACGCTGGCGGACACCTGGCTGAACGTGTCGGATTTCCGCGCCAGTGAGCGCTACCACCGCCTGCTGCGGCAGCTGACCGAGTGGCACGTGGAGAAGCCGCCGATGCTGGTGGTGCAGACCTTCCAGGCGGATCACCCGGCCCTGCGGGTGCTGGCCGACGGCCGGGACGCCCTGGCCTACCCGGCCGCGGAGGAGCGCGTCCGGAAGGAGCTCGGGTACCCGCCGCACGCCCGCCTCGCGCAGGTGGAACTCACGGCCCGGGAGGCGAAACGGGCGCAGGTGGCCGCGCAGGAGCTTGCCGACGCGCTGCACGGGGCGGGCGCGACGGCGCAGGAGGTGCTGGGTCCGGCGCCCAGCCCGGTGGCGCGGCTCAGGGGCGTGTACCCGTACCACCTGCTGCTGCGTGCCCGCAGCGACGCGCGGCTGGGCGAGCTGCTGCGGGTGCTGGATTCCCGCACGTGGAAAGCCCGGCTGCGGGTGGACGTGAACCCCCGCTCCGGGCTGTGA